The DNA sequence tattttggtttaaaaaaatattctaataataatattaataatatattttccttcaaaataattatttttttttaaaaaaataaatatatctcACGTGCGTAGCACGAGTGTCCTAActagtttaatgaaaaagtagTATTTGAGAACATAGTGGGCAACTTTTACACTATGTTTGGTAGGAGGGGGAGATGGGTAGACCGTAGATGGAGAGGGGTGGAGGGGGAGAGTGATGGAAGGATGAACTAAATTACTTGCTTGGCAAGATGGAGAGGAGAGATGGAGCGAGATGTCTCCCTACAAATCTTTAAAATTTAATCCATCCAAATTTGGAATGATGGtagaaaaagacaaaatatattttgcaaaatacaataactatccttaaaatataataaaattttattttttaaaagacaattttgtaattttaataatcatttttttctccATCCTTCTCACCTCACACTTAATACTAAACAATATAAAGGAGATTAACAATCCTCTCTTTCCCTCTTACTCCCCATCCTCTCTAACCTCTCCATCCATCTTTCTCTCCCTCGCTCCCACCAAACATAGCCTTAGGCCGACCCTATGTTAATTTGGGTCTTTTTGCCGAGGCTATTGGGACTTGAACTCTCATCCTCTTAGTtgttaaactaattaaattaccaCTTGGCTACAACAtatatttagcattaaaaatattattatttattttattactaactatattttaatttttttttgaaatggggCCTGAGCGGTGGGGGGCCTAAGGCGGCCGCCTCCTTCATCTTAGCTCAGGACCGGCCCTGCATAGCCTTAAAGTTGCCAAGTAATTTTGATCGGAAAATGTGTCAAATTTTATGTGGatgagagagaaaataaaaaaattatattttagaatGGTGTGTTAAaaaacatatattaaattataaaaactaattaaaaaaaacatgttttataatcttttatttttttttgaaagggaaTTTTATTACAAACTTAATTTCCTTTTTTATAGCttacaaacttttttttaaggaaTGATGTTGTCTTTTTAATCCTAGTTATTCTCCAACAACTAAAACTAAAACCATGTTCATTGTCCAATGAACAAAGCACTCAAGGAAACGCAGAATTTGGAAACCCGGCCCGTATTTACTACAACTATAGTTTGTTTATCCTTGGAAAAACGACGTTTAGCGAAAAAAAATCCTCATGAAACGACAATGTTACAAAACGACATAAATATTGAATATTTGGAGCAAACTATAATCAAATCCCCTATTCTCCTGTATTTGGTTGAGCCCTAATCAGGGGAAGAACACAGTCCTTCTCAATTCATTCTGTTCTGATGATAGAAagcaaaatttgaaagaaagaaagcaaaacAGTTTCAGATAATTTCTCATTGTTAGTCTCCACAATGACTTCTgcgaagaaaaattacaaagaaAAAGTTCGTCGCAAGTGAGTATTCTTTTCAATGAAATTTAACCAAAATCAATCAATTTTCGTCCTTAAATTTATAACTATGCAATTTTTTCTTTTCGAATTATGCTCACTTCTATCTAAATTGAGTTTCGGaacatttttctttcttttttttttcttgtaagaAATTTTATTGTTCCAAATATGTTTGGTTCTGGTTCTGGATGTGATTGACGAAGAGGCTGTTTTTTGTGGAGTTTTAGGATGAAAGTGAAGTTATTTTGTATGCATTACAGTTAATAGTTTAATGTATATTTGGATTGGGCAGAGAAGAGAAAGCAGCAGAACAGCCTGAACTTCCAAAATACAGAGACCGAGCTAAAGAGCGTAGGGAGGATCAAAACCCTGATTATGAACCTACTGAATTGGGCTCATTTCATGCCGTTGCTCCACCTGGAACTGTCGATCTCGGGTTGGATTTTATTCACTGTTGCCATTTTTCATGATGAACTTTAAAAAGGGTGTTATTTTGCTTTCTTGCTTATTCAGATTATTTGGTTGGTTATCTGTTTTAACGATATTTATAGGCCAGCTGAGGCACAGAAGTTTTCCATAGAGAAGAGCAAGTACCTTGGAGGTTTGTGTTATTGTTTACTAGAGCTAAATATGCTTACTTGTTTGTTCTGTTTGGTATTGAATCCTAGAGTTAAATATCATATATGTGTTTGCTTAATTTGAAAACATCatgtcctttttttttcttggtaTTCTTTGGTGCTGtgcatgaaatatattttattatttagagATTCTTAGTTGTTATGGCTAAAAGCCCTTCTATCTTTTGCTCAGGTGATGTGGAGCATACTCACCTGGTGAAAGGTTTGGATTATGCTTTACTTAATAAAATTCGGAGTGAAATTGACAAGAAGCCGGATTCGGGTGAGGAAAGTGATGGAAAACAACCTAGGTAACTTGCATATTCTTTGTTGCCAACTTCCTAAGGCCTTTATAGTCTTGCCATATTCTGTGGATTCTGACTATGTAGATTCTATTTAACAAGGATACCATTTGAGACACGATCAAGTGTAACtaaatgacaattttaacaGCCATATTTATTGGATAATAAGATGCACATGCATTTTGCAAATATGTGGTCTACTCTAATATGTCTTTGAAGTTTAAGACATCCAATTCCAGGTTGTTTATTGGAAAAGTGTAATTTCATTTGTTATGATCAACTGACATACATTAATTTCCTATTTCTGTAACAAATGTACGAAAGtctgttttaaattaaaaacaCTTAATGAAACCTCACTTAGTGTGCCTTGGAAAATGGAAAATAGATTTATCTAATCGAAAACTTTCATTTCTTGTTCTCAATATTTGTTTactttttcttgttttgtatttttgctagTGGTGATACAACTTTTGAAAACAGAGGACCTTTCTTTCTCATTTCATCTGAGGTAGTAATGTAGCTATATTGTAGCACCTGCACTGACAGATTCATGTTGTTTTATGACAGGGCATCTAAGGAGGATCAACATGTATCATTTCGCACGGCGACTGCAAAGGTTCaattaattttctgaataaagaAATATCCCTCTTGTTCGTTTTAGATCATAAATTGCTTAACATATGTCTGTGTTTTCAGTCTGTTTATCAATGGATAGTGAAGCCCCAAACTGTTATCAAATCAAATGAGATGTTCCTTCCCGGTAGAATGGCTTTCATTTTTAACATGGTAAATTATCATGGCCGACGGACGTCTTAATTTGCTTTTCAATTTCATTTCTACTACTATCAAGACATATCAAAGCTCTGCAATGGGAATTCTGGTCATAGGCCCGTTCCAGATGATTAATCCTGTGAGATTATTTGTGCTCTGACACTTTTTCTGTTTCCATTTGTGGGGGATTATACCAGGAAAATGGATATTCTCATGACATTCCGACTACTGTGCATAGGAGTAGAGCTGACTGTCCACAGCCTGAGGTTTAAGTTTGTTGAACCTTTGTGCAATCTTATTTTCGGACATCTTATTCAAAATTTCATGTAATTACCGTTCTGCAGGAAATGGTTACTGTCAGTGTTGATGGTTCTGTACTTGATCGAATTTCTAAAATCATGTCATATTTACGTCTTGGATCTTCCGGGAAGGttctcaaaaagaaaaagaaggatAGAGATGTGAAAGGTAATAACCATAATCAACTTGTAGCTAGAAATTTGTGGATGTTGCCAAGCATGCCATTGTTAGaaaatttcatttcataaatAGTATAGAGATTATTCTTGTTTGAGGTAAATATCAAGTGTCTCAGTAGTCAGATTTGAATCATTTTATATAACATAAAACAGTTACCCCAGAGAGAAAAGGTTTATGTCCGAACAAGGAATTATTTGTGTATTTATATTATCCTGATGCTAATGGAAGTTATTAAGCGTGTagatttgttttaatttaaaatgtatagtTTCACATTATTTACGTGATATATGCAATGGTGGAAATCCAAAACACATTTTCCCAATGAAGTGATCAGAATATTTAACCATGCTAGAAGTTGACTTCTATATTCTTGACATCACCCTTTTGTCATTGTTTTTACCTTTGGTTATGCTTTATGGAAGAAATTTTGTGTGAATTTTAATTACAGCAAAGATATCTGCTCTGGCTCATGATTATGATGAAGATGATAAGCACTCAAAGCCTGATAGTGGGTTTCCAAAGGTTCAAACTGAACGAGAAATCCTGCCACCCCCACCCCCTCTTCCTCCCAGGAAAAATCATGTGGATTCAAGAGAACACCAAGGCCCAACAACTGTTGCTAGAGTAGAAGAAGAGGACATATTTGTTGGTGAAGGTGTGGAGTATGACATTCCTGGTAAAGATGGGAGCCAAAGCCCTCTGTCAGAGGATATGGAAGAATCTCCTCGAAATAAGGAGAAAGTTTCATATTTTACAGAACCTGTTTATGGTCCAGTCCAACCTCCTGCGCTACCTCAAGAATGGCAAGAAGCAGTATGTTGATCAGTACTTATTTGTATAATATGTCAAGTCTATAAAAGTAGAAGCTTGTGAATgacttaaaaatttaaattttataatttagagaaCAAGGAAGAATTAGTATATACTGTAGAATGTCTGTTTTCTTACTTTACTTTGTGTCAAACTTCAGAATGGGTATGATGCAATGCAAACTCAAGCCTTGCCTGGTGCCTATCAGGGAGACTGGCAAGAGTACCAATATGCTGAACAACTAGCTTATCCCGATCAGTATATCCAGCCAAACATGCAAGCATTTGAAATGCAAGCAGAAGCAGCAAACAATGTTCTGCAAGATCCACGGTTTATGACCCAAGAAGAGAAGGACCGTGGTCTGGGATCTGTGTTTAAGCGGGATGATCAGAGACTTCAACAGTTAAGGGAAAGAGACGCTCGAGAAAAGGATCCTAATTTTATTTCTGAGAGCTATTCTGAATGTTACCCTGGTTATCAGGAGTATAATCGTGAGGTTGTGGAcagtgatgatgaagatgacctATCAAAAATGGACATGGGTGGAcgggtaaattttaataatttctttttttttttttttttgttgtttatttAGTAGAGTAACttgaatatattttctttaaattttaccTGTGTAGCTCATATCTAGGGGTTCATTTGTATGCTTGACTGGTAAGATTATTGTTATGTACTGTTGTGCTTAAGCGTAACAAATGAAACTATGTGTGTCCTTGCAAAATGAATGTGTATAAACATTGTGAAGCAAATAATAGTGGTTGCTTTAGAAGACCTAACCATCATCACTTTTCAACAGGCAAAAGGCAGGCTTCATCGGTGGGACTTTGAGACAGAAGAGGAGTGGGCAACATACAATGAGCAGAAGGAAGCCATGCCAAAAGCTGCTTTCCAATTTGGTGTTAAAATGCAAGATGGGCGGAAGACACGAAAGCAGAACAAGGACCAGAAACTCACTAATGAGCTTCACAAGATTAACAAGATACTTGCCAGAAAAAAGAATGACAAAGAGGGTGATGATGGTGGTCATTATGATGATGATTTACAACCAGGAAAGAAACTTAGAGTTTGAGGTTGGAAGCTCCCTGATATACTGTAAAATTTATGGGAACTTCTTTCTCTCAGTTGTACTTTTAAAGTTGAGGATGCAATTTTTGGATAGACAAATGAGATTAATTCAATGCTGTTCTTCTTGTTGGGCATCGAGTCCTTCACTCCCTcctggctttttttttttttttttttttttttaagaaggaAAAACTTCGTTAATCACAAACAAATTCAAAACAAACAATACAAGCAGCTCAACCGAAAACAACAAGCTACCTACTATCAATTTTTTCTACATAActtttttcatgattttttaaacttctttttttggcaatttgTAATTTATAATACACAATATTTCGAGTATCCTGTACAATTTTGGAAGTTGTACTCAAGTAATTGTTGAAGATGTAATTGTTCTTATTGATCCACAAGTTGTAGATCATTGCTGCCAGTATTGAAGTATGCACTCTTTGTCTCTTTTCCTTCTTGTTCTGCACTAACCAAATTTTCCATCTATAAAAATCTGTTGGCCAACTTCGAATTCCCAGCCACTTACAAACCAGCTCGAAAACTTGTTTGTCTGCTCTACAAACCGGACATAGAGTACTTTCCAAAGCTATATGAAATTGAGAGAATTTGTCCTAAATTAACAGTTGAGCATTGATCGCTTGCCAAAAGATAAGCATATGCTTAGGCATGTTTAAAGAGCACCAAATACTCTCGCTAAACTCAAACTGGATCTGGGGCAACTTTGAAACGCCCCTGCCTTGATTATGTCTGCACTAGCAAATTTGTTCCTCAAGTGACAAAGTttcctccaataccaactaGAATATGAGTTGGGCTCTTCCTGCAAAGGAGAGGTGCCTAGTAGCCCAAGTGTGGAGTCTttgtttaattttcttaataatcACTCCACAATCTTCAGCTCTCCATTTTGTAGGTCTTAGAGGGACCCCCAGGTATTTGAGAGGAAAATTTCCTTCAAGAAGGGCCATCTCTCTCATAATAGCTTGTTTAACGTCTTCTCTCACCTCTCCAAAATAGAGTTGAGATTTGTTAGTGTTGATAGAAAGTCCTGAGGTATCACTAAACTCATCCAAAACATCTTTTAACACCTGTATTGAGTGTAAGTTTCCCTTGCTAAACAACATTATGTCATCCGCAAAGCAAAGACTAACAATTTTAAGATTCTTACACATGGGGTGATACTTGTAATTAGAATGACACGCAACCAATTGTAATCTCCTAGTTAGGTGCTCCATTATCAAGACAAATAAAAGAGGGGAGAGGGGATCACCTTGTCTCAAACCTTTCTAGCCTTTAAAGCTCCCTTGCACTCTTCCATTCATCAATATAGAGTAAGAAGTTGCTCTCAAACATGTCATTATCCAAGAAATAAATATGGTTGGCAGATTAAAAGCATTCAAAAGGGCTTCCAAAAACTCCAAGTTCACTGTGTCATATGCTTTACTAATATCAACTTTGATAGTGCATCTTGGAGAAATGTTCTtccttttgtaatttttcaagaGATCTTGAAGAATCATTACATTATGAGCAATAGATCTCCCTTGAACAAAAGCTCCTTGATTCTGATTAACAAGATCAAAAAGCACTTGGGAAAGTCTCAAACATAACAACTTAGATATGCATTTATACACAGTAGAAATAGCAAGCTATTGGTCTAAACTCCACTGcctttgttgggtttttagtTTTAGGGATAAGAGTTAACATGGTTGCATGAAATTCGTGAGGCATGATACCTGTTATGGAAATTCTCCATAGCTTTGGTAAATTCAGCACCCAGTTCAGGccacattttcttaaaaaatcttGCTCCATATTCGTTTGGTCCAGGAGATTTTGAATTAGATATACTGAAAAATGTCCTCCATATCAATTTCACTTGTTTCTCTAGGTTAAGACGACTCCCCAGATCCATACAGTCAGCTCAAAGCCACTGAGCAGGACTAGAACTTGTTCCCATATAGCCTTGGAAGTGGCTCACAAAGTGTCGAGTTACCTCAGAGTAATTGTCTA is a window from the Cannabis sativa cultivar Pink pepper isolate KNU-18-1 chromosome 1, ASM2916894v1, whole genome shotgun sequence genome containing:
- the LOC115705553 gene encoding suppressor of mec-8 and unc-52 protein homolog 2, which encodes MTSAKKNYKEKVRRKEEKAAEQPELPKYRDRAKERREDQNPDYEPTELGSFHAVAPPGTVDLGPAEAQKFSIEKSKYLGGDVEHTHLVKGLDYALLNKIRSEIDKKPDSGEESDGKQPRASKEDQHVSFRTATAKSVYQWIVKPQTVIKSNEMFLPGRMAFIFNMENGYSHDIPTTVHRSRADCPQPEEMVTVSVDGSVLDRISKIMSYLRLGSSGKVLKKKKKDRDVKAKISALAHDYDEDDKHSKPDSGFPKVQTEREILPPPPPLPPRKNHVDSREHQGPTTVARVEEEDIFVGEGVEYDIPGKDGSQSPLSEDMEESPRNKEKVSYFTEPVYGPVQPPALPQEWQEANGYDAMQTQALPGAYQGDWQEYQYAEQLAYPDQYIQPNMQAFEMQAEAANNVLQDPRFMTQEEKDRGLGSVFKRDDQRLQQLRERDAREKDPNFISESYSECYPGYQEYNREVVDSDDEDDLSKMDMGGRAKGRLHRWDFETEEEWATYNEQKEAMPKAAFQFGVKMQDGRKTRKQNKDQKLTNELHKINKILARKKNDKEGDDGGHYDDDLQPGKKLRV